DNA sequence from the Thamnophis elegans isolate rThaEle1 chromosome 4, rThaEle1.pri, whole genome shotgun sequence genome:
CTGCAGGAAGCGGCAGGCGCCCTCCACAGCCTCCAGGAGAGCCTCTCCGCAGACCAGAGGCCGGAGGCTGCCCGTCATCGGGCCCTGCTGGGCCGGCTGGACCAGCTGCGGGGCGGAGCCGGGGAGGGGAGCGGGGCCTCCCTTCGCCCGGCTGCTGGGCCTGGCCAGGCTCCACCGGACCCGGAGCCGTGGGAGGAGAGCGGCCGTGTCTCTGGCACCTCGGTGGCCGTGAGCCTGGGCTTTTCCAGCTGCAAAGGGCGCCACTTGGTTGCTGCCGAGTACCTTCCTCCTGGGAAGCTGCTAGTGAGGGAAGCGGCCTTCGCCAGCGTCCTCTGtcctgggcagagcctcctgctgcagGGGACCGTCCAGGCGCTGCAGGACGGCCGGCTGGCCAACCCCGACCTCCACTGCCACCACTGCCTGCGCCCGCTGCTGGCCTCTGTGCCCTGCCGAGGGTGCAGCTACAGCAGGTACTGCGGCCCTGCCTGTGCCCAGCTGGCGTGGAGTGGCTACCACTGGGCGGAATGTGCCCTCGGGGGGCTGCTGCTGGCACTGGGCGTCTTCTGCCATGTGGCCTTCCGGACCGTGCTGGTGGCCGGCTTCGCCCAAGTGAAGGCCTTGGTCACCCAGTCTCAGCAGGGGGGGGCCCCAGCCGCGGCAGAGAAGGACGCCCGGCCCATCCCTGGCTGTGAGGCCGATGGACGGTACAGCGGCTCCTACCGGGCCATCTTCAGCCTTCTGCCGCACACGGAGCGCCACAGCCCCGGCCTCAGGTTCCTCTGCGGGCTGAGCGTGGCAGCCTTGTGTGAGGCGCTGGAGGACGCCGGCCTGGAGGCCTGGATTGCGGTGGGGGCCACGAAGGAAGAGCCGGGGGCtgcggaggagggggaggaggggagccccCCCACCGCGCTGGAGGTCTTGGGGGAGGCGATGCTGCGTCACGTCCTGCAGCTGCAGTGCAACGGCCAGGCTGTGACCACTCTGCGCCCGTCAGGTCAGTGGAGGTGGCGGCGGCGTAGTCTCTCCTAGGGGAAGCCGGGGCTGCGGGGGTCAAGGGGGCAGCTCCAGTTCTGCTCTTTTCTTCCCAGGGCCCGAAGACGGGCTGGTGGCCGGCAGTGGGCAGGTGCGCTTGGCCACGGGCTTCTTCCCCGCCCTCAGCCTGCTGAACCACTCCTGCGACCCCAACACCAGCGTGTCCTTCGCCGGCTGCACAGCGGAGGTCAGGGCCCTGCGCCCCATCCCTCGCGGGCAGGAGCTGCTCCACTGCTACGGTGAGTGAGCGGTGCCGGCCCTTCAGGCATCCCCCGAGGGAGGAAACGAGGCCCCCGTGGCTCAGGCCCCCACTGTGGTGGGGAAGCTGTTGCGACTCTGAAGggccttctcttccccctttatcctgggggtggggaggagtgtgacccagggagggaggggctggtcTGAGGCTTCCATTAAGCTCTTGGCTGAAGGGCCCCCTGGACGTCCAGTCATTTTGATTGGACTGGACAGCTGTCCTCTCG
Encoded proteins:
- the SMYD4 gene encoding SET and MYND domain-containing protein 4 isoform X3, with the protein product MELLPAEPWRARAGRLWESLGPPRREELSRARSPRETLRLATPLLRTPEEEEEEEEEEEGGCLRRLARRLSVRKEPRLAEPCRQEGNRRFRAGEHRAAAALYSRALCHADAGSPEMAVCYANRSAALFHLGQFEVCLEDIGRAQQAGSCPEKLLPKIRLRRAECLLSLGRLQEAAGALHSLQESLSADQRPEAARHRALLGRLDQLRGGAGEGSGASLRPAAGPGQAPPDPEPWEESGRVSGTSVAVSLGFSSCKGRHLVAAEYLPPGKLLVREAAFASVLCPGQSLLLQGTVQALQDGRLANPDLHCHHCLRPLLASVPCRGCSYSRYCGPACAQLAWSGYHWAECALGGLLLALGVFCHVAFRTVLVAGFAQVKALVTQSQQGGAPAAAEKDARPIPGCEADGRYSGSYRAIFSLLPHTERHSPGLRFLCGLSVAALCEALEDAGLEAWIAVGATKEEPGAAEEGEEGSPPTALEVLGEAMLRHVLQLQCNGQAVTTLRPSGPEDGLVAGSGQVRLATGFFPALSLLNHSCDPNTSVSFAGCTAEVRALRPIPRGQELLHCYGPHRCRMGAAERRRWLLAQYFFECRCQACLEELQPSEAPEAALFLCPACQRPMQGRGTLRCSGETCDRLVPEEDFHRRLLRLQRLTQSAEELLEHGQPGQALQLLQKCRLDAESFLSPAHLRRGEIEDRLAQVHAAAGGRRRPGTCAGASGPWRPISAVPAWKLARKSSNWPRSSSMGAWPPKPCRPSGGPRQFYGCTWAQRAISCRSCER